The following coding sequences are from one Buchnera aphidicola (Periphyllus testudinaceus) window:
- a CDS encoding oxidative damage protection protein encodes MKKKIYCNFFKKKMNGLNYQVYPGKLGKKIYNNISKKAWKKWIKKQTILINEKKLSMLKISDQKIIKKKMKKFLFQKKI; translated from the coding sequence ATGAAAAAAAAAATATATTGTAATTTTTTTAAAAAAAAAATGAATGGATTAAATTACCAAGTATACCCTGGAAAACTAGGAAAAAAAATTTATAATAATATATCTAAAAAAGCTTGGAAAAAATGGATAAAAAAACAAACTATACTAATTAATGAAAAAAAATTAAGCATGTTAAAAATATCTGATCAAAAAATTATTAAAAAAAAAATGAAAAAATTTTTGTTTCAAAAAAAAATTTAA
- the sbcB gene encoding exodeoxyribonuclease I, translating into MKNKFSTNFLFYDYETFGINPISDKPVQFACIKTDFNFNLISKPIVLYCYPPIDYLPDPEAILVHSITPQYSKKYGLNESFFSKKIYDILNFPNTCILGYNNINFDDEITRNIFYRNFFNSYNWHWKNNNTRWDVLNLIRAFYALRPTGINWPKNKKNYVSFKLSDLTKINKIHHYKTHDALSDVYATINLLKLIKKNNKKFFNFLFFIRKKNNLLKLVKKNYLKPLIYISSYFGSKKNNFGRIIPLIIHPQNKNILITMDLDKKYCFKNFIKNFSKFLNFDIKYLFSIGIRFIYLNKCPILLPIVSLRNKDILRLKLDQENFFKNLCFFKKFFNIDVINKLSKINFKKKKYKHIDFKLYKNFFSFTDQEKIKNFRKLIDKNIFKENYLVSDKRFKDLWFFFKARNFPIFLNEKDKNRWKKYLINFFNKEKIFIYIEKINFLKKLYFSNSNKIYLLNKVLMYLKYLKNQLKNILTNNLF; encoded by the coding sequence ATGAAAAATAAATTTTCTACAAATTTTTTGTTTTATGATTACGAAACTTTTGGAATTAATCCAATATCAGATAAACCTGTACAATTTGCTTGTATTAAAACAGATTTTAATTTCAATTTAATATCTAAACCAATTGTATTATATTGTTATCCACCTATTGATTATTTACCGGATCCAGAAGCGATTCTTGTTCATTCAATTACTCCTCAATATTCTAAAAAATATGGATTAAATGAATCATTTTTTTCTAAAAAAATTTATGATATATTAAATTTTCCTAATACTTGTATTTTAGGATATAATAATATTAATTTTGATGATGAAATTACTAGAAATATATTTTATAGAAATTTTTTTAATTCATATAATTGGCATTGGAAAAATAATAATACGAGATGGGATGTTTTAAATTTAATAAGAGCTTTTTATGCTTTACGTCCTACAGGAATTAATTGGCCAAAAAATAAAAAAAATTATGTTTCGTTTAAATTATCAGATTTAACTAAAATAAATAAAATTCATCATTATAAAACACATGATGCTTTATCTGATGTATATGCAACTATTAATTTATTAAAATTAATTAAAAAAAATAATAAAAAATTTTTTAATTTTTTATTTTTTATAAGAAAAAAAAATAATTTATTAAAATTAGTGAAAAAAAATTATTTAAAACCATTAATTTATATTTCTAGTTATTTTGGTTCTAAAAAAAATAATTTTGGTCGAATTATTCCTTTAATTATACATCCACAAAACAAAAATATTTTAATTACTATGGATTTAGATAAAAAATATTGTTTTAAAAATTTTATTAAAAATTTTAGTAAATTTTTAAATTTCGATATAAAATATTTATTTTCTATTGGAATTAGATTTATTTATTTAAATAAATGTCCTATTTTACTTCCTATTGTTTCTTTACGAAATAAAGATATTTTAAGATTAAAATTAGATCAAGAAAATTTTTTTAAAAATTTATGTTTTTTTAAAAAATTTTTTAACATAGATGTAATAAATAAATTATCTAAAATTAATTTTAAAAAAAAAAAATATAAACACATTGATTTTAAATTATATAAAAATTTTTTTAGTTTTACAGATCAAGAAAAAATTAAAAATTTTCGAAAATTAATTGATAAAAATATTTTTAAAGAAAATTACTTAGTTTCTGATAAGAGATTTAAAGATCTTTGGTTTTTTTTTAAAGCAAGAAATTTTCCAATATTTTTGAATGAAAAAGATAAAAATCGATGGAAAAAATATTTAATAAATTTTTTTAATAAAGAAAAAATTTTTATTTATATAGAAAAAATTAATTTTTTAAAAAAATTATATTTTAGTAATTCAAATAAAATATATTTATTAAATAAAGTTTTAATGTATTTAAAATATTTAAAAAATCAATTAAAAAATATATTAACAAATAATTTATTTTAA
- the dut gene encoding dUTP diphosphatase yields the protein MKIDIKILNKNLKKKKFFPKYSTTGSAGIDLRACISKKINIKKNESFLFSTGISIYINSLTLSAFIIPRSGLGHKNGIILGNSVGLIDSDYQGEIMVSLWNRSNKLYCVNPYDRIAQIVFVPIKKVTFNVVKNFSEKSERGIFGFGHTGKN from the coding sequence ATGAAAATTGATATTAAAATATTAAATAAAAATTTAAAAAAGAAAAAATTTTTTCCAAAATATTCCACTACTGGTTCAGCAGGAATAGATTTAAGAGCTTGTATTTCTAAAAAAATAAATATTAAAAAAAATGAATCTTTTTTATTTTCTACAGGAATTTCTATATATATTAATAGTTTAACTTTATCTGCTTTTATAATTCCTAGATCAGGTTTAGGGCATAAAAATGGAATTATATTAGGAAATTCTGTTGGATTAATTGATTCAGATTATCAGGGAGAAATTATGGTATCTTTATGGAATAGAAGTAATAAATTATATTGTGTTAATCCGTATGATAGAATTGCTCAAATTGTTTTCGTTCCTATAAAAAAAGTAACATTTAATGTTGTAAAAAATTTTTCTGAAAAGAGCGAACGAGGAATTTTTGGTTTTGGTCATACAGGAAAAAACTAA
- the rplI gene encoding 50S ribosomal protein L9 yields MNVILLISFNKLGKLGDMIQVKPGYARNFLFPKEIAIPAIKKNIEYFKNYKKNLKNKLEKKLFISRSRIEEIKKIKNIVIFSKSGKKGKLFGSIGVRDISRKLNELGIKVKKSEIKLKNGLLRSLGEHIVLFQPHKDISTNIKIIISSENK; encoded by the coding sequence ATGAATGTTATATTGTTAATTTCTTTTAATAAATTAGGAAAATTAGGAGATATGATCCAAGTTAAACCTGGTTATGCAAGAAATTTTCTTTTTCCTAAAGAAATTGCTATTCCAGCAATTAAAAAAAATATTGAATATTTTAAAAATTATAAAAAAAATTTAAAAAATAAATTAGAAAAAAAGTTATTTATATCACGTTCTCGTATAGAAGAAATTAAAAAAATAAAAAATATAGTTATATTTTCAAAGTCAGGAAAAAAAGGAAAATTATTTGGATCTATAGGTGTTCGTGATATTTCACGAAAATTAAATGAACTGGGAATTAAAGTTAAAAAATCTGAAATAAAATTAAAAAATGGATTATTGCGTTCTTTAGGTGAGCATATAGTATTATTTCAACCTCATAAAGATATAAGTACTAATATTAAAATTATTATATCTTCTGAAAATAAATAA
- the rpsR gene encoding 30S ribosomal protein S18 — MTRYFRRRKFCRFTSEGIKHVDYKDISILKSYITESGKIVPSRITGTKSKYQRQLAKAIKKARYLSLLPYMDHHK, encoded by the coding sequence ATGACTCGTTATTTTAGACGAAGAAAATTTTGTAGATTTACATCTGAAGGAATAAAACACGTAGATTATAAAGATATTTCTATATTAAAAAGTTATATTACGGAAAGTGGTAAAATTGTTCCTAGTCGAATAACTGGAACTAAATCAAAGTATCAACGGCAATTAGCAAAAGCTATAAAAAAAGCAAGGTATTTATCTTTACTTCCATATATGGATCATCATAAATAA
- the rpsF gene encoding 30S ribosomal protein S6, giving the protein MRYYEIVFMIHPDKSENSNEIVLRYKKLIFNLSGKIHRLEDWGRRQLSYPINKLNKAHYILMNIEISQKNIKNIENAFKFDDSIIRNIIFCTKKISVEMSPILKEKTEIKDKRSEVVIKKINI; this is encoded by the coding sequence GTGCGTTATTATGAAATTGTATTTATGATACATCCTGATAAAAGTGAAAATTCTAATGAAATTGTTTTACGTTATAAAAAATTAATTTTTAATTTATCTGGAAAAATTCATCGTTTAGAAGATTGGGGAAGACGACAATTATCTTATCCAATTAATAAGTTAAATAAAGCTCATTATATTTTAATGAATATAGAAATTTCTCAAAAAAATATAAAAAATATAGAAAACGCATTTAAATTTGATGATTCTATTATAAGAAACATTATTTTTTGTACAAAAAAAATAAGTGTTGAAATGTCTCCGATATTAAAAGAAAAAACTGAAATAAAAGATAAACGATCAGAAGTTGTTATTAAGAAAATAAATATATAA
- a CDS encoding ribonuclease R family protein encodes MNSVLKKALKKYKIPSVWTEKVLNAVNFIKSQQYKFDKNIRKDLRNLPFITIDEEDSYDFDDAIYCYRIKHNGYWKLLVAISDVSFYIKEKSSLDKEAFNRGTSIYFPLKVVPMFPEELSTDIFSLLPNKDRYCFVCEMTLSKIGNLLYYKYYEAIIKSHARLTYSNVMKIWNKDIFLCKRFIKIKKYIKNLYFLNNILIKNKNLEKTIFFNSDEPYFIFDSKFRIKSIILKKRNLVHNFIEFCMILANKSAALFIEKNKVVSLFRNHEFPTLSKIINFRKVLKKFNLRLTGGKNPVIKDYFNLYKKIKNKPYKEIINLALLKSTKKAYYSEKNSGHFGLAETHYTHFTSPIRRYSDLIVHRTIKFILKNKNKKKKIIKNYFLNKKFFHNIILMKKFSKQCVITEKRADKAYKFVLDLLKFEFLKKKIGSEFNGIISHITEFGFFVKINKLFLDGLVHVSKLRDDYYFYNKKKNFLKGKRLKKVFSIGDFVKVKILSIKIKNKIINLSLI; translated from the coding sequence TCTCAACAATACAAATTTGATAAAAATATTCGTAAAGATTTAAGAAATCTTCCGTTTATTACAATTGATGAAGAGGATTCATATGATTTTGATGACGCTATTTATTGTTATAGGATTAAACACAATGGTTATTGGAAACTCTTAGTTGCTATTTCAGATGTAAGTTTTTATATTAAAGAAAAATCTTCTTTAGATAAAGAAGCGTTTAATAGAGGAACTTCTATATATTTTCCATTAAAAGTTGTTCCAATGTTTCCAGAAGAATTATCTACAGATATTTTTTCTTTATTACCAAATAAAGATAGATATTGTTTTGTATGTGAAATGACTTTATCGAAGATAGGAAATTTACTTTATTATAAATATTATGAAGCAATAATTAAATCTCATGCAAGATTAACTTATTCTAATGTTATGAAAATATGGAATAAAGATATATTTCTATGTAAAAGATTTATAAAAATTAAAAAATATATAAAAAATTTATATTTTTTAAATAATATTTTAATAAAAAATAAAAATTTAGAGAAAACTATTTTTTTTAATAGTGATGAACCTTATTTTATATTTGATTCTAAATTTAGAATAAAATCAATAATTTTAAAAAAAAGAAATTTAGTTCATAATTTTATTGAATTTTGTATGATATTAGCCAATAAATCTGCTGCATTATTTATTGAAAAAAATAAAGTTGTATCTTTATTTAGAAATCATGAATTTCCTACTCTTTCAAAAATTATAAATTTTAGAAAGGTGTTAAAAAAATTTAATTTAAGACTTACAGGAGGAAAAAATCCTGTTATTAAAGATTATTTTAATCTATATAAGAAAATAAAAAATAAACCTTATAAAGAAATAATAAATTTAGCATTGTTAAAGTCTACAAAAAAAGCATATTATAGTGAAAAAAATTCTGGTCATTTTGGTTTAGCAGAAACACATTATACTCATTTTACTTCTCCAATACGGCGTTATTCAGATTTAATAGTTCATCGTACTATTAAATTTATTTTAAAAAATAAAAATAAAAAAAAAAAAATTATAAAAAATTATTTTTTAAATAAAAAATTTTTTCATAATATAATTTTAATGAAGAAATTTTCAAAACAGTGTGTAATAACTGAAAAAAGAGCTGATAAAGCTTATAAATTTGTTTTAGATTTATTAAAATTTGAGTTTTTAAAAAAAAAAATAGGAAGTGAATTTAATGGTATTATTTCTCATATTACAGAGTTTGGATTTTTTGTTAAAATAAATAAACTTTTTTTAGATGGTTTAGTTCATGTATCAAAATTAAGAGATGATTATTATTTTTATAATAAAAAAAAAAATTTTTTAAAAGGTAAACGTTTAAAAAAAGTTTTTTCTATTGGAGATTTTGTTAAGGTAAAAATTTTATCTATTAAAATAAAAAATAAAATTATTAATTTATCTTTAATTTAA